A genomic segment from Leptospira congkakensis encodes:
- a CDS encoding adenylate/guanylate cyclase domain-containing response regulator — MDLEKEEIVRVLVLEPQKKSYDTISQLLVEWFGDYIELTWRSVFENGAEEIKKAEYDLLITEIQFPELEDPLESVLESIMDLAGPSELPVVVFTKAEGKQLPIHAFQLGINEYFSKRRLKKNVLEHRFRNLFREIYRKKVVSIQMDDSLKRFQDLYGMNQSEIQDLNTMVKKFKKELEKEYEEKLNLETEKKKMQNVFGMYVDPIIVESLMNNTLSLDQKGKEQEVSVLFSDIRGYTTLSEKMKPEQVISFLNEYFTAMTEVILGYGGMIDKYIGDSIMCLFGAPVFQEDHRQNALDCAVEMVQVFELWQPKWLQIYGFTPQIGIGLASGKAIVGNVGSFQKLSYTAVGDTVNMASRLESIAKPMHVYVSEGLYNFLPEDYANKYRYEELEPVKIKGKEGLHRILSVKPFS; from the coding sequence GTGGATTTAGAAAAAGAAGAAATCGTTCGTGTCCTGGTCTTAGAACCGCAAAAAAAATCTTATGATACCATTTCCCAACTACTTGTGGAGTGGTTTGGGGATTATATCGAACTCACTTGGCGTTCTGTTTTTGAAAACGGCGCCGAGGAAATCAAAAAAGCAGAGTATGATTTACTAATCACTGAAATCCAATTTCCAGAATTGGAAGATCCACTTGAATCTGTTTTAGAATCAATCATGGATCTTGCAGGCCCTTCTGAACTTCCAGTAGTTGTGTTTACAAAAGCCGAAGGAAAACAACTTCCTATCCACGCCTTCCAACTAGGAATTAATGAATATTTCAGCAAACGGCGGTTAAAGAAAAATGTTTTGGAACATCGATTTAGAAATTTGTTCCGAGAGATATACCGTAAAAAAGTAGTTTCCATTCAAATGGATGATAGTTTGAAACGATTCCAAGATTTATATGGAATGAACCAATCCGAAATCCAAGATTTGAACACGATGGTTAAAAAGTTCAAAAAGGAATTGGAAAAAGAATATGAAGAAAAATTGAATTTAGAAACCGAAAAAAAGAAAATGCAAAACGTTTTCGGTATGTATGTTGACCCCATCATTGTTGAAAGTTTGATGAATAATACTCTTTCTCTGGATCAAAAAGGAAAAGAACAAGAAGTCTCCGTTTTATTTTCGGATATTCGTGGTTATACGACTCTTTCTGAAAAAATGAAACCAGAACAAGTAATCTCTTTTTTAAATGAATATTTTACCGCGATGACAGAAGTTATTTTGGGATACGGTGGTATGATTGATAAATACATCGGTGACTCCATTATGTGTTTGTTTGGTGCTCCTGTTTTTCAAGAAGATCATAGACAAAATGCATTGGATTGTGCTGTGGAAATGGTGCAAGTGTTTGAACTTTGGCAACCTAAGTGGTTGCAGATTTATGGATTCACTCCGCAGATAGGAATTGGATTGGCTTCGGGAAAAGCCATTGTAGGAAACGTGGGTTCCTTTCAAAAACTATCTTATACAGCCGTTGGTGACACTGTGAATATGGCAAGCCGGCTTGAGTCTATCGCCAAACCAATGCATGTATATGTATCAGAAGGTTTGTATAATTTTCTTCCAGAAGATTACGCGAACAAATACCGTTATGAAGAATTGGAACCTGTAAAAATTAAGGGGAAAGAAGGGTTACACAGAATTCTCAGTGTAAAACCCTTCTCGTAA
- a CDS encoding HDOD domain-containing protein — MATVEEYLSQIKDLTIVPPVLLSVLSLDDDNELSFGELEKKVQSDQVLVARLLKLANSPFFSRGNPVANMKQVITRLGFKTVRSMVAMSMTDSLFSQGNYKKFRDEVWDHSVAKGIFAQILCEEKKFKKEAELAITCGLMQDLGRIVLNTIDRTKYIEVLTEFQTSDVSLISLEKKFFGVDSYEMGSAAAKLWKMPTIIISSIEDLSKPVAEQSALGQIIGFAGVIAKLTGHGKQEPGTVEKLEEYKLALSLEIEDQKAFLAAKDEKLKTNELYQFCSTL; from the coding sequence ATGGCTACAGTTGAAGAATACCTCTCCCAAATCAAAGACCTGACGATTGTTCCGCCGGTCTTACTTTCCGTACTTTCCCTAGATGATGATAACGAACTCTCCTTTGGGGAATTAGAAAAAAAAGTCCAATCAGACCAAGTGTTAGTAGCAAGACTTTTGAAACTTGCGAACTCACCATTTTTCTCTAGAGGAAATCCTGTAGCTAACATGAAACAGGTGATCACTCGTCTGGGGTTCAAAACCGTTCGAAGTATGGTAGCGATGTCTATGACAGACTCGTTGTTTAGCCAAGGTAATTATAAAAAATTTAGAGATGAAGTTTGGGATCATTCTGTTGCCAAAGGAATTTTTGCACAAATTCTTTGTGAAGAAAAGAAATTCAAAAAAGAAGCAGAACTTGCCATCACTTGTGGGCTTATGCAAGATCTTGGAAGAATCGTACTCAATACGATTGATAGGACAAAATACATAGAAGTGTTAACGGAATTCCAAACCTCCGATGTTAGTTTGATTTCCTTAGAGAAAAAATTCTTTGGAGTGGATTCCTATGAAATGGGAAGTGCTGCGGCCAAACTTTGGAAAATGCCAACCATCATCATTTCTTCGATTGAGGATCTTTCCAAACCAGTTGCAGAACAATCAGCTCTCGGACAAATCATTGGATTTGCTGGTGTGATTGCAAAACTAACTGGTCATGGCAAACAAGAGCCAGGAACGGTAGAAAAATTAGAAGAATACAAATTGGCTCTTAGTCTTGAAATAGAAGACCAAAAAGCATTTTTAGCAGCGAAAGACGAAAAACTGAAAACAAACGAATTGTATCAGTTTTGTAGTACACTTTAA
- a CDS encoding ATP-dependent Clp protease adaptor ClpS, whose protein sequence is MTEENLPTTFEETKSKFDSIYFYFVILFNDSIHEFSYVEDCLMKLCFKTKKDAKKIAMEAHTNGKAVCFQGSMEECETVAENMTNANLTVILGV, encoded by the coding sequence ATGACTGAAGAAAACTTACCTACTACATTTGAAGAAACAAAATCTAAGTTTGATTCAATTTACTTTTACTTTGTCATTTTGTTCAATGATTCCATCCACGAGTTTTCTTATGTAGAAGATTGTTTGATGAAACTTTGTTTCAAAACAAAAAAAGATGCCAAAAAAATTGCGATGGAAGCGCACACCAATGGCAAAGCTGTTTGTTTCCAAGGTAGTATGGAAGAATGTGAAACTGTTGCCGAGAATATGACCAATGCCAACCTAACGGTCATACTTGGTGTATAA
- a CDS encoding class I SAM-dependent RNA methyltransferase produces the protein MDKVIVESLDSDFSGIITAPNGKKVNVFFAYPGDELQVEYVKRRPRQRSLRILETIRNHDWKLVQCDVFGECGGCTGQHIDYKKQLELKFSPILESFQKDLGISVTPLPSQQIYKYRSRMDFSVFPGPIIGQRQRGNFRKVVPITSCSIQSDWANDALKDVQSVLNQMPEVIWDRRSEEGGLKYLTIRKAQNTDDGILIFTFTDGYESHPSMENFRNLCLESLKQNSLLFCYNRPKSEVSAFGRPEILRGKSTFTEQVLGETFQIPFDSFFQPNPTGFLPILSFIKERLPKSGNNLIDLFCGNGFFSLLYGDSFKNIDGYELTESSITIASATFENRYPNKSHSFQIANLFMSTELLKQKENATLILDPPRAGAGKLVTQWIRDFGPEFVFYVSCNPYSQKEDVSTFLPNYDFVDGILIDPYPHTPHTESVLFFRRKTV, from the coding sequence ATGGACAAAGTCATTGTGGAAAGTTTAGATTCTGATTTTTCAGGAATCATCACGGCACCTAACGGAAAAAAGGTGAACGTTTTTTTTGCCTATCCTGGCGATGAACTTCAAGTCGAATATGTCAAACGTAGACCAAGGCAAAGGTCTTTACGAATTTTAGAAACCATCCGTAACCATGATTGGAAACTCGTCCAATGCGATGTGTTTGGAGAATGTGGGGGTTGCACTGGCCAACACATAGATTACAAAAAACAATTAGAACTTAAATTTTCACCCATCCTCGAATCTTTCCAAAAAGATTTAGGAATATCCGTCACTCCTCTTCCTTCTCAACAAATTTACAAGTACCGATCGCGAATGGATTTCTCTGTTTTCCCTGGTCCTATCATCGGACAAAGGCAAAGGGGAAACTTTCGAAAGGTTGTTCCCATTACCTCTTGTTCCATCCAATCCGATTGGGCGAATGATGCCCTAAAAGATGTACAATCTGTACTAAACCAAATGCCAGAAGTGATTTGGGACAGGAGAAGCGAAGAAGGAGGACTCAAATACCTCACCATTCGTAAGGCACAAAATACAGATGATGGAATTTTAATTTTTACCTTTACCGATGGATATGAATCACATCCATCTATGGAAAATTTTCGTAACCTATGTTTGGAATCCTTAAAACAAAATTCATTATTATTTTGTTATAACAGACCTAAGTCGGAGGTTTCTGCTTTTGGAAGACCTGAAATCTTAAGAGGTAAGTCTACTTTTACAGAACAAGTTTTGGGAGAAACCTTTCAAATTCCTTTTGATTCTTTTTTCCAGCCGAATCCAACGGGGTTTTTACCAATCCTTTCTTTTATCAAAGAAAGATTGCCTAAATCAGGAAACAATCTCATCGATTTATTTTGTGGAAATGGTTTCTTCTCTTTGTTATATGGTGATTCTTTTAAAAATATAGATGGATATGAACTGACCGAATCCTCTATAACAATCGCATCTGCAACCTTTGAAAATCGTTATCCAAACAAATCCCATTCATTCCAAATCGCAAATCTATTTATGTCCACAGAACTTCTGAAACAAAAAGAAAACGCCACTTTGATTTTGGATCCTCCTAGGGCCGGTGCTGGGAAATTAGTAACTCAATGGATTCGTGATTTTGGGCCAGAGTTTGTATTCTATGTCTCCTGTAACCCTTACTCCCAAAAGGAAGATGTATCAACCTTCCTTCCGAATTATGATTTTGTGGATGGAATCCTAATTGATCCCTACCCGCACACTCCCCATACAGAATCGGTGCTTTTCTTTCGAAGAAAGACAGTATAA
- a CDS encoding SpoIID/LytB domain-containing protein, translated as MKIQKSILFLCLAILWQIGCASVMVTNWTPEDSGFKTKPVRVLLGYATDEEVFKSTGEIIVRDANDLTIKKVYDFLSLNPTALKAPISIQSNSEWIEYKGVSYRGTILLKPIDGKIFIINLVPVEAYLLSVVPSEVSASWPKEALKAQAICARTYVVREMLNRKKLEFDVDTSTNTQVYKGKNKEHRNTSEAVFETEGLILIHKGQPIQSFFHSNAGGYTEDPANVWGSPVEYLKPVPSEYDKDGEQYSWEEKWKTDFINTNLRDLGVGEIQDIIVSSRFPSSRVNEIEIIGASGSKKIKATEFRKKLGATKLKSTRFGIRREESGEFYVKGLGSGHGVGMSQWGSFAMAKSQFNHREILQHYFKGIEFARIVAR; from the coding sequence ATGAAGATTCAAAAATCGATTTTATTTTTATGTTTGGCCATCTTATGGCAAATCGGTTGTGCGAGTGTGATGGTAACCAACTGGACACCAGAAGATTCAGGTTTTAAAACAAAACCAGTTCGTGTATTACTCGGTTATGCGACCGATGAAGAAGTGTTTAAATCGACGGGTGAAATCATTGTTCGAGATGCAAACGACCTTACGATAAAAAAAGTTTACGACTTTTTATCTTTAAACCCCACGGCATTGAAAGCACCAATTTCCATTCAAAGCAATTCAGAATGGATCGAATACAAAGGTGTGAGTTACAGAGGCACAATTCTTCTCAAACCCATTGATGGAAAAATATTTATTATCAATTTAGTTCCTGTGGAAGCCTATTTATTATCAGTTGTTCCTTCTGAAGTAAGTGCTTCTTGGCCTAAAGAAGCGCTCAAAGCACAAGCGATTTGTGCTAGAACTTATGTTGTAAGAGAAATGTTAAATCGCAAAAAACTAGAGTTTGATGTAGATACTTCTACCAATACCCAAGTATACAAAGGAAAAAACAAAGAACATCGTAATACTTCGGAAGCAGTTTTTGAAACAGAAGGTCTTATCCTCATTCACAAAGGCCAACCGATCCAAAGTTTTTTCCATTCCAATGCTGGAGGTTATACGGAAGACCCAGCTAATGTTTGGGGAAGTCCTGTAGAATATTTAAAACCAGTTCCATCTGAATATGATAAAGATGGAGAGCAATATTCCTGGGAAGAAAAATGGAAAACAGATTTTATAAATACCAACTTACGCGATTTAGGTGTAGGTGAGATCCAAGATATTATTGTGAGTAGCCGATTCCCCTCTTCTCGTGTGAATGAAATAGAAATCATCGGAGCTTCTGGATCTAAAAAAATCAAAGCTACTGAGTTTCGAAAAAAGTTGGGAGCCACCAAATTAAAATCTACACGATTTGGAATTCGAAGAGAAGAGTCTGGTGAGTTCTATGTGAAAGGACTTGGCTCAGGACATGGAGTGGGAATGTCACAGTGGGGAAGTTTTGCCATGGCAAAAAGTCAGTTCAACCACAGGGAAATCCTACAACACTACTTCAAAGGAATCGAATTTGCAAGGATTGTAGCTAGGTAG
- a CDS encoding site-2 protease family protein has translation MGKIKFIVYIVFGLFIGIYIARTYINIFSLSHLFAGLLFLYISIYIHEFGHLLFAKLSHLKVDRIIIGNGKKNILNFKIFETSVSITNAIDGGFTYLDYHSMKDLTKLNYGLYLSGGILLNFFFFFVFFLINILYENQYLYGYIIVFYLINLFLVIQNLIPTNVSFSILNIDSDGMLLYKLASKGNQFINEIKEDAYISYNLPKAKIADDPNEYIELLKPLLSQYPENVYLNILKSSAKRMLLEFETSSEIAYSVLNYKIPNNFYLKLAYNEIACSSFFTGDPKGEEYSKMAVELGKNDPIALSTYGCLLIQNEKFKEGISTLQKSIKLMNQLSFGEDLNIVSYIFLCFAYQRTNDLHNFGKYKNLIKIHKNEIKYEVLYIFNKLFRLNEKDLSLSDTFWNDFIHQV, from the coding sequence ATGGGAAAAATTAAATTTATTGTTTATATTGTTTTTGGCTTATTCATTGGAATCTATATTGCGAGAACATATATAAATATTTTTTCCCTTTCTCATTTATTCGCAGGATTGTTATTTTTATACATTTCCATATATATTCATGAATTTGGCCATCTCCTATTTGCGAAACTCTCTCACCTCAAGGTAGATCGGATTATCATTGGGAATGGTAAAAAAAATATACTTAATTTTAAAATTTTTGAGACGTCGGTATCGATTACAAACGCAATTGATGGAGGTTTTACGTATTTAGACTATCATTCAATGAAAGACTTAACGAAGCTAAATTACGGTTTATATCTTTCCGGCGGGATTTTATTAAATTTTTTCTTCTTCTTTGTATTTTTCTTAATCAATATTCTTTATGAAAATCAATACCTTTACGGCTACATTATTGTTTTTTACCTAATCAATTTATTCCTTGTCATTCAGAATTTGATTCCGACAAACGTTTCCTTCAGTATCTTAAATATTGACAGCGATGGAATGCTTCTATATAAATTGGCTTCAAAAGGAAACCAATTTATAAACGAAATAAAGGAAGACGCATATATTTCCTACAATTTACCTAAAGCCAAGATTGCAGATGATCCGAACGAATATATTGAGTTATTAAAACCTTTGTTAAGTCAATATCCAGAAAATGTTTATTTAAACATATTAAAGTCCTCGGCAAAAAGAATGCTTTTGGAATTTGAAACTTCATCGGAAATTGCATACAGTGTATTGAATTATAAAATTCCTAATAATTTTTATTTAAAGTTAGCCTATAACGAAATCGCATGTAGCTCTTTTTTTACGGGAGATCCTAAGGGAGAAGAATATTCTAAAATGGCCGTAGAGTTGGGTAAAAATGATCCCATCGCTTTATCCACGTATGGATGTTTATTAATCCAAAACGAAAAATTTAAAGAAGGGATTTCCACACTCCAGAAATCCATTAAACTCATGAATCAATTGAGTTTCGGTGAGGATTTAAATATTGTTAGTTATATTTTTTTGTGTTTTGCTTATCAAAGAACGAATGATTTACATAACTTTGGTAAGTATAAAAATCTAATTAAAATCCATAAGAATGAAATTAAATATGAAGTTTTGTATATTTTTAATAAACTTTTTCGGCTCAACGAAAAAGACTTATCTCTTAGTGATACTTTTTGGAATGATTTTATACACCAAGTATGA
- a CDS encoding deoxyribodipyrimidine photolyase, with protein MNEERVRHCNQKPLNASGQFVLYWMQAYRRFDSNHAFAYAVNLAKKHNKELIVYEGLRSDYPWNSERIHRFIVEGMYDNQTRADELGINYWPFLESKTNPARGILKEITKNAVAIVTDDFPCFIIPEQTSKLAAKVNCPLIAVDSNSLLPFSRFAKEASAARILRIWIHKEFLKGMPERTKPKWKKEDVLALNQNSKPPVGFGLPKDLDLFLKTFEFKDSVPPAKGVKGGRAEALKILKTFIAKKIQEYETGRSQPNPPEMTATSGLSPYLHFGHIGIEEIFQAVLESSSQGKWNPERMSHQKPGDREHFYSESTSTNHFLDELITWRDIGYLFFWKNKPKNINLENLPDWVKTNFKKHKSDTREYVYNLEQFESGKTHDELWNAAQTELVKTGRMHNYMRMLWGKKVIEWTKSYEEAFQILEHLNNKYAYDGRNPNSYTGILWCFGLFDRPWFPERNVFGNVRFMSSDSTKKKFKMKSYLEYIGELSGISDSLFHD; from the coding sequence GTGAATGAGGAAAGAGTTAGGCACTGCAATCAAAAACCCTTAAATGCAAGCGGACAGTTTGTCCTCTACTGGATGCAAGCTTATCGTCGTTTTGACTCCAATCATGCTTTTGCTTATGCGGTAAACTTAGCAAAGAAACATAACAAAGAACTGATTGTTTATGAAGGACTTCGTTCTGATTACCCTTGGAACTCAGAAAGGATTCACCGATTCATCGTCGAAGGGATGTATGACAACCAAACAAGAGCAGACGAACTGGGAATCAATTACTGGCCCTTCCTAGAATCCAAAACAAATCCTGCACGTGGGATCTTAAAAGAAATAACCAAAAATGCAGTGGCCATCGTCACTGACGACTTTCCTTGTTTTATCATCCCCGAACAAACCTCAAAACTTGCCGCCAAAGTGAATTGTCCCCTGATTGCAGTGGATAGTAACTCCTTACTTCCATTCTCCCGTTTTGCCAAAGAAGCAAGTGCCGCAAGGATTCTACGAATTTGGATTCATAAAGAATTTTTAAAAGGAATGCCTGAAAGAACCAAACCAAAATGGAAAAAGGAAGATGTCCTGGCCTTGAATCAAAATTCAAAACCTCCTGTAGGATTTGGATTACCAAAAGATTTAGATTTATTTTTAAAAACTTTTGAGTTTAAAGATTCGGTCCCTCCCGCCAAAGGAGTGAAAGGTGGTCGCGCAGAAGCCCTCAAAATCTTAAAAACCTTTATCGCAAAAAAAATTCAAGAATATGAAACGGGTCGTTCCCAACCGAATCCACCAGAAATGACTGCTACAAGTGGTCTTTCTCCCTATCTCCATTTTGGACATATTGGAATCGAAGAAATTTTCCAGGCAGTTTTAGAATCTTCATCGCAAGGAAAATGGAACCCAGAAAGAATGAGTCACCAAAAACCCGGAGACCGTGAACATTTTTATTCGGAGTCTACTTCCACCAATCACTTCTTAGATGAACTCATCACTTGGAGGGATATAGGGTATTTATTTTTTTGGAAAAACAAACCCAAAAACATCAATTTAGAAAATCTTCCCGACTGGGTAAAAACCAATTTCAAAAAACATAAATCAGATACAAGAGAGTATGTTTATAATTTGGAACAATTTGAATCTGGAAAGACACACGATGAACTTTGGAACGCTGCCCAAACCGAACTTGTGAAAACAGGTAGAATGCATAACTATATGCGAATGTTATGGGGTAAAAAAGTAATCGAATGGACAAAATCTTATGAAGAAGCGTTTCAAATTCTAGAACATCTAAACAATAAATATGCTTACGATGGAAGAAACCCCAATTCCTATACCGGAATTTTATGGTGTTTTGGATTATTTGATAGACCTTGGTTTCCAGAACGAAATGTATTTGGGAATGTTCGATTTATGTCCTCAGATTCGACAAAAAAGAAGTTTAAAATGAAATCCTATTTGGAGTATATTGGTGAACTGAGCGGAATCTCCGACTCACTTTTCCATGACTGA
- a CDS encoding adenylate/guanylate cyclase domain-containing protein produces MVFSKRLFCYLCTFLFIAGFLSPVTAQVLLTNQILDLRSETSFGQSVHKWSFKPGDSPLVAETNEDDVYLDEENGQTRALRFAHAQIQLGESVRNGWISGFQVQTAWDKVKDGDGELYFPDFSKYLESYKGYAWYRTEIRITEEDIRTRFKSRNLTVRLGQISQADAVYWNGKFIGGTGLHLDTEENVQLEDKSLYSDKVRFYQIPIDSLKTDEPNILAVRVYAKYPLSPGLSHDKFYVSSVKYSERAEYWNDFKKIFVIVLTLLLGSFYLYWQFLFRNEDDATVYFALGSIFMALNTLFQSQIIYSVVGDGFWIKKIEYVAWIGLVHLLFNFIVRFAHVRQGWIKITNRYIDIAGVLSIVAVLFTPNFLFLSKFFFYWSFVTIVLGGALFYIIFLGRKVPSMGTVSLGFLAFIVLILNDIFVEMQWEWYPSHTFLKDYAFAAFSVSVALSIVKNMIDSRRLVEKQREEKDRLSRYFSPAVMETIVADNIKLGGEEREIATLFSDIVGFTTFAEKNPPGVVLQNLNTIFESLSDLIFHYSATLDKFIGDAIMAFWGAPKQTELDAYKAVACAVDMQKKMEEINRDLGLPPGTFRLRIGVNFGEAIVGNIGSIKRMDYTVIGDAVNTAARLESHGIPGKVAVSEAAFLAAGGSEYIEYEDIKELTLKGKAEPVKVYFVTKVKPRPGI; encoded by the coding sequence ATGGTTTTTTCGAAAAGACTCTTTTGTTACCTGTGTACATTCCTTTTCATTGCGGGATTTCTCTCACCCGTAACCGCACAGGTCCTCCTCACCAACCAAATTTTGGATCTTAGATCAGAAACTTCTTTTGGCCAGTCGGTCCACAAGTGGAGTTTTAAACCGGGAGATTCTCCCCTCGTGGCAGAAACGAATGAAGATGATGTATATTTAGATGAAGAAAACGGACAAACGAGAGCACTACGATTTGCACATGCCCAAATCCAGTTGGGGGAATCTGTTCGAAATGGATGGATCTCTGGATTCCAAGTCCAAACCGCTTGGGACAAGGTGAAAGATGGGGATGGAGAATTGTATTTTCCTGACTTTTCCAAATATCTGGAATCTTACAAAGGATATGCTTGGTACCGAACGGAAATTCGAATTACCGAAGAAGACATCCGAACTCGATTCAAATCGCGAAACTTAACGGTGCGCCTCGGACAAATCAGCCAAGCGGATGCTGTTTATTGGAATGGAAAGTTCATTGGTGGGACTGGCCTTCATTTGGATACAGAAGAGAACGTTCAGTTAGAAGACAAATCTCTGTATAGCGATAAAGTTCGTTTTTACCAAATCCCAATCGATAGTTTAAAAACCGATGAACCCAATATCCTTGCTGTCAGAGTTTATGCAAAGTATCCTTTGAGTCCAGGTTTGTCGCACGATAAGTTTTATGTATCTTCTGTAAAATATTCGGAACGAGCAGAGTATTGGAATGATTTCAAAAAGATTTTTGTTATCGTACTTACTTTGTTACTTGGTAGTTTTTATTTATATTGGCAATTCTTATTTCGAAACGAAGATGATGCTACCGTTTACTTTGCATTAGGTTCCATTTTTATGGCACTGAATACTTTGTTTCAGAGTCAAATTATTTATTCCGTAGTTGGTGACGGATTTTGGATTAAAAAAATAGAGTATGTCGCTTGGATCGGCCTTGTACATTTACTTTTTAATTTTATCGTTCGATTTGCACATGTTAGACAAGGTTGGATCAAAATCACCAACCGTTATATAGACATCGCTGGTGTTCTTTCAATTGTAGCTGTTTTGTTTACCCCAAATTTCCTTTTCCTATCTAAGTTTTTTTTCTATTGGAGTTTCGTAACGATTGTCCTTGGCGGAGCACTGTTTTATATCATTTTCCTCGGAAGAAAAGTTCCGTCTATGGGAACGGTTTCTCTTGGATTTTTGGCTTTTATCGTTCTGATTCTAAATGATATCTTTGTGGAAATGCAATGGGAATGGTATCCGAGCCATACTTTTTTAAAGGATTACGCTTTTGCTGCTTTCTCAGTGTCTGTGGCTTTATCCATCGTAAAGAACATGATTGATTCCAGAAGGCTTGTGGAAAAACAAAGAGAAGAAAAAGACAGACTTTCTCGTTATTTTTCTCCTGCTGTAATGGAAACCATTGTTGCCGACAATATTAAGTTAGGTGGTGAGGAAAGAGAAATTGCTACTTTATTTTCCGATATTGTTGGATTTACCACTTTTGCAGAAAAAAATCCACCAGGAGTTGTCCTTCAAAACCTAAACACAATTTTTGAATCCTTATCGGATTTGATTTTTCATTATTCTGCTACCTTAGATAAATTCATCGGGGATGCCATTATGGCATTTTGGGGCGCACCCAAACAAACAGAACTAGATGCTTATAAAGCTGTTGCTTGTGCTGTGGATATGCAGAAAAAAATGGAAGAAATCAATCGTGACCTTGGCCTTCCGCCGGGAACCTTCCGATTGCGGATTGGTGTTAATTTTGGAGAAGCCATTGTGGGTAACATTGGATCCATCAAACGAATGGACTACACTGTTATCGGTGATGCTGTTAATACAGCGGCAAGGTTAGAAAGTCATGGTATTCCAGGAAAAGTAGCTGTTTCGGAAGCCGCCTTTCTTGCGGCCGGTGGGAGTGAATACATTGAATATGAAGACATCAAGGAACTGACACTTAAAGGGAAAGCAGAGCCGGTCAAAGTGTACTTTGTTACTAAGGTTAAACCAAGGCCAGGGATTTGA